DNA from Mycobacterium bourgelatii:
CGTGTCGTATGCGCTAGGTAAGACATTGCTGCAGAGCGGTATCCGGGTGAATTTCGGCATCGGGCACAGTCTCGGCGAGATCAGCGCCGCCTGCCTCGCGGGCGTCCTTACGGTCGAGGATGCCGCCCGGCTCGTCGTCGTCCGAGGACGGTTGATGGGTTCGTTGCCGCCCAATGGGGCAATGACCGCGATCGACCTCAGCGTGGCGCGGGCAGAGCAGCTTGTCGCCGACGTGCCCGGCTGCGTGATTGCGGCCGTCAACGGCCCACGCGCACTGACGATTTCCGGAACGGCCGAAGCGGTGGGCCGGCTGCAAGCAGTCGTCCATCAGCATGGCGGCAAGGCGAGGGGCGTGGCGGTGTCACATGCCTTTCACTCGCCCCTGATGGCGCCGATCGTGACGGACTTCCGGGACGAGTTGGATTGGCTCGAGCCGCGGCCCGCCGAGTTTCCTTTGTTCTCAACGGTCCTCGGCAGACAAATCGACGGCAGCGAGATGACCGCCGACTACTGGGCCCAGCAGATATGCGCGCCGGTACAGTTCCATGATGCTGTTCGGGCTGCCGTGAACGCGGTTGGCGCTGACTATCTCGCCGAGGCCGGTCCGAAATCTGGGCTGCTCACACTCGCCAGGCAGGCGGGGCTGCCATCGTCGACACGTTCGCTTGTCCTGTGTAGCGGCCCGGATTCCGACGGGAATGAACTGCTCGGCGTCGCAGCGACTTTGCTGCGTGACGGATATTCGCCAGACCTCACCCCGCTGTACGGCGAGCCGTCCGGCCCATTGCAGCGACTTCCGGCCTACGTCTTCGACGACACGAACCGGTTCTGGTTTGACGGTCCCATCGCTTATTCACCCGAACGGGCGCGAGTCGGCCAGGTAGAGACAGCAGCTACAACGGCACCCACCGTCGAGCGGGCTGACACCGAGCACGATCGCACCGAGGGTGAGGTCCTGGCACTGATCGCCAGTGTGGGCAACTACCCGGTCGCCGAGTTGGTTCGGTCCAAGCGGTTGGCGGACGACTTGGGATATGACTCGCTGCTTCAGGTTCGGTTGCTGGATCGACTGCGCAAGGAATACCCGCAGCTGAGACACGTTGCCATCGCAGAGTTTCTACCGCGAATCCACAACGTCGGTGACCTCGTGGACTTCGTCATCCGCCGGTCCGACAAGACGGCGTAACGAAGGGAGGAGAATCCATTGAGCGTTTTCACTCGCGAGCTTCTTGCCGCTGCGGCGTCGTCACCACGTCACTTGAACGGGGGAACCTTCGTCGATCCGGTCCGGCTCAGCTGGCGGGATGTTCACGAGCAGGCGAAGCGGATAGGTGGTGGCCTGGCCGCGATGGGGGTCGGTCGCGGCGGTTCGGTCGCCGTGCTGGCCACCGATGCCGCAGACGTGGCGCCGCTGGCCCAGGCGGCTTGGCTGCGGGGTGTCTCGCTCACCATGCTGCAGCAACCGACGCCGCGCACCGATCCGACGGTCTGGCTGGCTGACACCGTGCGGGCAATCGGGTTGATCAAAGCTGTGGTGGTGGTCGTCGGCGACCAGTTCCTGGCCGCACGGGATCAGCTGTCCGCGCAGCGACTGGTCGTCTGCACCGTCGACTCCTTGCGTGCCGCCGAACCAGCCGAATTCGATATCGAACCCGACGACGCGGATATCGCATTGCGGCAGTTGACATCCGGATCAACCGGTGTGCCCAAGGCGGTCGAGATCAGCCACGGCAATCTTGCGGCGAGCGGCATCGCGCTGCGCGACGGACTGGACGTGGATATCAGCACCGACGTCTTCGTCAGCTGGCTCCCGCTCTCACATGACATGGGCATGATCGCCTTTTTGTGCCTGCCGATGCACCTGGGTGTCGAACTCGTGAGCGTCCCACCCGACGAGTTTCTCCGGCGTCCGATCGTCTGGACGGAATTGATCAGCAGATACCGCGGAACCACCACCGCGGGCCCCAACTTCGCCTACTCGGTGCTCGCCCGAGCGTTGCAGCGTGCCGATCCCAGCACCATCGACCTGTCGTCGCTTCGGGTCGCGGTCAACGGGGCCGAACCGATCGATAATCGTGATGTCGCCGAATTCTGCACCGTCGGTGCGCGTTTCGGTATGAGGAAAGCCGCCGTGATGCCCGGCTATGGGCTCGCGGAAGCCACGTTGGTCGTGTCGTTGGGCGCGGCCGATGACCCTGCGGTGTTTGACAAAGTCTCGCGCCAGGCGGTAGTGGAGGCGCACCGCGCGCTGCCCAGCTGCGGCGCTTCCGAGCAGGTGCGGCACGTCGTGAGCGTCGGGACACCCGTGACGGGCATGGAAGTGCGCATCAGCCGGGGCGGGCAACCATTGCCGCACAGGGAAATCGGTGCCATCGAAGTGCGCGGTCCTTCGGTCGCCGTGAACTATCTGACGTCGGCCGGTGTGGTGCCGTTGGCCCGGGATGACGGTTGGTTCGACACCGGTGACCTGGGCTATCTCGACGAGCATGGGCGGCTCTACGTCTGCGGCCGCGCCAAGGATCTCATCGTGCTCGCCGGTAGGAACCTGTACCCACACGACATCGAGCGCGCCGCCGAAACTGTCGACGGTGTGCGAAAAGGCTGTGTGATCGCCGTGCGTGTCGATGGCGATCCGGAGGGCTTCGCAGTACTCGCCGAAGTGCACAACGCAGACGCCGAGGATGAGCGGCTGCGGATCAGCCGCGCCCTCACCGCTCGGGTGAGCCGGCACGTTGGGCACCTCCCGCGCCATGTTCTGCTGTTCCCGGCGGGGAGGCTGCCCAAGACTGCGTCCGGCAAGCTGCGACGCAGTAGCGCACGCGAATTGCTGCCGGCGCCAACATCGATGTCTGTTGTGACCAAGTGATTTGATGCGGTGACGTTCGACGTAGGATTATTGGCGTCAGCAGCGTTCTTCGGCGTTAGAGCGCGTCCTGCCCGTCGCTGCCATTGTTGTTGACGGTGGAGTTGCCGAAGCCGCCGTGGCCGCCAATCCCGCCGAAGTTGCCGCCGTCGCCTCCGCCGTTCCCAATTTTCGAGAAGCCCGCGCCACCTGCCGGCGGGGTGCCGGCGTTCTGGCCGTTACCTCCGGAACTGTAGCCACCGCCACCACCGCCGCCGCCCTTGCCGCCGGTTGCCGCGGTCGCGTCGCCGCCCTCGCCGCCGCCACCGGCGCGAGCCTTGGCGTCGCCGGCAGCCGCTGAGACAAATCGCGCTAACCACGCGCGGCGCCCCCGTCAGCGCGGTTATCCCTACCGGAGTAGGGCACTACATCAGCGGGCTCCTAAACGACGTTGTCATCCAGGATGGCCTCCACAATGGAGAAGGGCGACGCGGTAGGCACTACCCGCGTCACCCGAAACCCGGCGCGCTCGAGCAGGGTGCGGTACTCCGCGGCGGTGCGGTCGCGCCCAGCCTGGGTCACCAGCATTTCCAGATCGGTCAAGTGACCGATGTATTCGCGATTATGATGCGGAATCACAAACTCGATCAGAAGTATCTTGGTGCCGATTTTGGCCGCCGCGCGTATATTTCGCAGAATCTCGACGGCTCGCTCGTCGGGCCAGTCATGAATCACGTTCTTCAAGACGTAGATGTCGGCGCCCGCGGGCACGCTGTCGAAAAATGATCCCGCCACCACCCTGACACGATCCGCGATTCCATGCTGGCGCAACAACGATTGAGCCTCGACGACGGCATAGGGCAGGTCGTAGAGGATCCCCCGCGCAGTCGGCGTGGCCGACAAGATTGCGGCCAACAATTCGCCCTCCCCGCCGCCGACGTCAGCAACGGTGCGGTACGGGTCGAACGAATAGGCGGCCATCAAAGCGGGCACTGCCATTGCGGTGGTTTCGGCCATGGCCCGGTTGAAGCCCTCGGCGAGTTCGGGCTCTCGACTGAGGTAATCGAAGGCGTCCGTACCGTGGACGGCCGGGAAGACCGCACCACCGGTTCGTATCGCGTCGGCGAGATGGCTCCACACCTCGCGGTGTTGGGGTGAGCCGACCATCCGGGCCAGTCCTGCAGCCGACAACGGCGCGCTGGACCGTAGGGTGTCCGCGAGTGGGTTCAGCTCGTAACGGCCGTCACGACGTTGACGGAACACGCCGCGGCCGATCAACGCCCGCAGCAGTCGGCGCAGCGCGTCAGGGTCCGCGTTGACCCGGGGCGCCAACTCGTCGAGTCGCAGCGGCGCATCGGCGAGGGCGTCGGCGATGCCGAGCGCTACGGCTGCTGAGATTGCCTGTGCCGCCCAGGCATTCATAATCATCTCCGTCATCACCGCGTGCGGCGGAAAGGTTCGCTGATGAACTCGTACGAGAAGATGGCGCGCACGCTCGACGAGTCGGGCCAACTTGGGGGGTGGCACCGTCGCAGGAGATCGACCCGTTGGCCCGGCATTACGGCTTTTCGCTGACGTGGTGCCCGTCATTTTCTTGCCCTCTCGTCAGTGGCATGTGTCGTCACTGTCATGGAGCGTGACCACCAACCGGTCTTCCGCAGCTGATATCTGCCAGCACGGCGTCGACATACAGCTCTTCAGGCAGCACGTCCGCTCCTGCAGTCCAGTGGCCACCGGGTGAAGGCAGGTGTAAGGCCACGTCGGTGCCGTTGGGATCGCGCACCCAGAGCGCTATTGCGCCCAGCTCGCGGGTTGCTCGTTGGGGGACGCAGCCTAATCGCGCCAACCGGTCCAGCATTGGCTGCACTGCCCCCAGGTCGACGACCAAGTTGACGACAGTGACACCGCTTGCTTCGGGGTGATAAGGGAGGGCGATCTGCGAATGTTCGATCACCACCCGCAGCGATAGACCAGTGATCGCGGTAATCCTCGAGTTCAATGATTGCGGTCGGCCGCCGAGCAGCGCCGCCCACCACGCCACCATTTCTTTCGGACGGAAGCTCAGCAGCCGCAATCCCACGACCGGTGCCGCAACATCATTCATGCGCTAGCACCTTCGCCGAGGATGGCGCGTCGACGACTGCCAGTGCTCGTCGCAACGACGCCGTGCCGTCCCGGTCCGAATGTAGAGCGGCGACGATGTGGCCGTCCGGGCGCACGACGAGAGCGTCGGGATCCGCCCCCGGGATTCCGGTGTGAAACACGCCGAGCTCATCATTGCCAAGCAGAATCACCGACATCGGAAGTCCCTCGGCGGCAGCAGACCACGCGGTGTGTCCCTCGACCGACACGAACAGCGTAAGTTCATCGCGACTGACCAGATCCAGTGTCGACACCCGTCCATCGCGGCCCTCGACCCAACTGTGCGGCAGTCGGCCGCCCGCACGCATACGCGGCGAACGGAACTGTGAGTCAACGCTTGCCGGAGGCAGCCCGTCGTCGATCACGGCGCCGCACCGGTAACGAACCCCGAGGTCGCGCCCCCAGCTGTGGTAGAGCGGGCCTTGTCCGGCGATGACCGCTGCGGCGCGGCGCCGGATGCGCTTACCGACTCGACCCGGTGACTGGGCGAGGCGAAGGCGTTGATACCCCAGCGTGGTGAACCCGCGGATGAGTGCACGCACTGCGCGCCGCGGGAGCCATTCCGGGACAGCGGCGACGACTCGGGGCAGCTGATGGACCGATCGCCGCGGAATGCCCAGCGCAACAATGACTTCCAAGAGCCCATCAAAGTTCGTCACTGACTCGGTGGTCACAGCGATGCCGACGGGACGGCGTTCCTGCTCATACGTGTCCAGCAGAGTCTTGCAGGCACGGCCGCAGATGACCCAGGCCAGTTTCCAGGCCAGATTGTGGACATCGGCGACTCCCGTGTTGAGTCCGAGACCCCCGGTGGGCGGGAACCGATGCGCGGCGTCGCCGGCCAAGAAGACTCGGCCAACCCGAAAGCTGTCGGCGACCTGGGCATGCATCGTCCACGATTGGATCGACTTGATCTCGATGACGACGTCGGCGTCACCTACGGCGTCGAGGATGTGTCTGCGGCAGACCGCGGCCGGAAAGTCGTCCAGCGACTCGACTGGCGGAAAGTAGGGGATCTGAAATACCAGGTCTTGTGGTTGTCGATGCACCATGACGGCGCCGAGCCCCTTGGCGGTGTAGGTCAAGATCACCGGACCACGGCGGGAATGGCGAAAACGCTCGAGATCCGCGGAAAAGTGCACGCTCACCATGTGCTGGAGGACCGGGCCGTCCATCGTCACCCCTAGTGAGCGGCGAACGGTGCTGGCCGAGCCATCCGCGGCAACGACATAGCGCGCGAACAGTTTTCGATGCATCCCGCTAATGATGTCGGTAATGGTAACTGAGACGCCGTCTGCGGCGTCGGTGTGAAAGTTGTACTGCCACCTAGTGCGTAGCTCGATGCGCGCATTGTCACGCAAGGCCCGCCACAGCAACGGTTCGAAGGCATTCTGCGGCAGGTGTGCGCCGCGGGTGGGGCTGACCGATTCGATGGCATCAAGCTGTGCGCGGGGCAAGTCGGCGAGCGGCACCCGTCCTAGTTCGGGACCCACCAAGCTCGTGCAGTACAAGATGTTCCGCAGCTCGTGCATCGGCGCGCTGAGCCGTCGGATGTCGCGTTCCAGACCGATCTCACGCCAAATCTCCATCGATCTTGTCGAGAGCACGTGCGCAGCGGGATGCCGCTGTGGTTCTCGACGTGCCTCCACCACAATGCATTTGAGGCTGTAGTCGGCGAGAAGCAATGCTGCCGTGGCGCCCACCGGTCCGGCTCCGATGACGATGACATCGCAGGTGTCACCCATCAGGAGAGCTCCTGTGTCTGGCCACGTTCCATCCGATCAGGCCCCTCGGCGAGTCCGATCCGCTGATGCAAGCGGGTCAGCGGGGCGGGTGCCCACCAATTGATCCGACCCAGCAGCCGCATGAGGGCGGGCAACAGCAGCATGCGCACGATCGTGGCGTCCACCAGCACGGCGATCGCAAGGCCCAGACCGAGCATCTTGACGAAAGTGACCTGGGAAGTGAGCAGCGCGGCGAAGGAAATAGTCATCAGCAATGCGGCGGCGGTCACCACCCGCCCCGTGCGGGCCAGGCCGAGTGCGACACTTTCGTCGCTGTCCTGGCTGGTGTTGCCCCGCAGCAGCCAGAACTCGCGAATTCGGGACAACAGGAACACTTCGTAGTCCATCGAAAGACCGAATGCGATGCAGAACATGAGCACCGGCAAGTTCGCGACCAATGTGCCGGTCGCGGTGGTGCCCAGGGCGCCGAGGTGGCCGTCCTGGAATACCCAGACGAGGGCACCGAACGTGGCGGTCAGCGAAAGCACGTTCAGTACCAACGCTTTAGGCGGAAGGACGACGCTGCCGGTGATGAGAAACAGGACGGCGAACGTGATGACCACGATCACTCCGAGCACGAGCGGCAGCCGTGAAGTGATGGATGCGACGCTGTCGACGTTGTTCTGCGGCAATCCCGTGAAAAGAACTGGCCGGCCCGCCGGCCCCGGCACAGCGTGCAAGGCACGGAGCTGGCTGGTGGAGGCATCCGAGTACAGGACGGCGTTGCTCTGAATGGTGAGAAACGCGGTGCCGTCGGCGAGACCGGTCGGCGCCGTCGGCGGTCCGGTCAGATGGCCTGCAACGAACGTGCCGGACGGAGAGGAAACCGCTGAGACATGCGGTACTTGCGACAGTTGTGCGGCATATGTCCCCAACTCACGATTCGAGTCGGGCGACATCTCGGGGATCACCACGGTGACATTGCTCATCGGGTTCACCACGAATTTTTCGCGAAGCAGATCACCCACCTGGCGCGAGCTCGCCGTGGCAGGCAGCACGCGGTCATCGGGAAATCCCCACTTGACGCCGAGGAACGGAGCTCCCAGCAACAGCAGCACGGCGATTAGCGTGACGCTGACCGCGACGGCGTGATTCATGACAAAGTGAGCAGTCCGGTACCAAAACGAACGCTCGATGGGGCGCATCGTCGGCGTAGTCGACCGGCGTACGGCTCGACCGATCAACCTCCGTACATCGAGCGCGTCCAATCGGCGGCCAAGTAAGGCGATGGCGGCCGGTGTTATGACAATCGCGGCGGTGGCGGCGAGGACGACGACCGCGACGCCCGCGTAAGCAAACGATCGCAGATAGTAATTCGGGAACAGAACCAGTGCGCTCATCGACAGCGCAACGGTCAGGGCGGAGAACACGACAGTGCGACCCGCGGTGCTCATTGCGCACACCAGCGCTCGATTCGGCGTTGCGCCGTCGGCGATTTCATCACGGTAGCGGCTCACGATGAGCAACGAGTAATCCACCGCCAGAGCCAAACCCATTGCGACGGTTAGATTTATCGCGTACACCGAGACGTCGGTGAAGAGCGCTATGAGGCGCAGCACGGCCAGCGAACCCAGGATGGCGAACATGCCGATCATCATGGGTAGAGCCGCCGTGAGCACACCGCCGAACACCCACACCAGTGCGACAAAGCTGACGGGGATTGCGATCGATTCCATGGACACGAGATCGCGCTTGGTTTGCTCGTCGACCTCGGAGTAGGTCAACGCGCCACCGGCGCGGACGACGACGCTGCTCCGTTCGGGCGGGAACCGATCGACGATTTCGCGTGCAATCTTGGGGTACTTGGCATCCCCGCCCCGCAACCCCGCCATGATGACGCCAGTCTTGCCGTCCGTGCTCGTCAGAGCCGGCGCTGCCGCCTCCGGTGCGGTCCACCGCGAAGTCACGCCGACGGCGTCGGGCGAGTTCTTCAACACGGCCAGGATGTCGGCTGCCGTCTGCGTCGCCGCTGGGCTATTCACCCCGGCATCGGCGGTCACGGTAATCAGCAGCGCCAGGTCGCTCTGATCGAACTTGCTCGCCAGAATGTTCGCCGCTCGAGCCGATTCCGATGCCGGATCGGTGAATCCGCCTGCGGAGAGCACCTCGGCGACGGGCGAGCCGAATATCGCACTGGCCACCATCAGCAAAGCCGCCGCCGCGAGGATTCGCCTGGGTGCCGCGATAGCGGCTAGCGCGATCCGGTGCAGGGTTCCCCCGGTCCGTGCTGCGGCGGACGGCACAGCAGAATGTGCTGAGCCATCAGCGATTTCACGCCGGAGAATTGACATCGTCGACGAGTGACGCGCGGGCGAACAAGTACAACGCGGGTTTTTGAACAGATCGGCTACGAACAGGCTGGCGCACGAGGAAATTCGGTGTGCGACGCCTGGACGCCGCCGATTTACTTGAGTTATGCATCATGT
Protein-coding regions in this window:
- a CDS encoding fatty acyl-AMP ligase, which codes for MSVFTRELLAAAASSPRHLNGGTFVDPVRLSWRDVHEQAKRIGGGLAAMGVGRGGSVAVLATDAADVAPLAQAAWLRGVSLTMLQQPTPRTDPTVWLADTVRAIGLIKAVVVVVGDQFLAARDQLSAQRLVVCTVDSLRAAEPAEFDIEPDDADIALRQLTSGSTGVPKAVEISHGNLAASGIALRDGLDVDISTDVFVSWLPLSHDMGMIAFLCLPMHLGVELVSVPPDEFLRRPIVWTELISRYRGTTTAGPNFAYSVLARALQRADPSTIDLSSLRVAVNGAEPIDNRDVAEFCTVGARFGMRKAAVMPGYGLAEATLVVSLGAADDPAVFDKVSRQAVVEAHRALPSCGASEQVRHVVSVGTPVTGMEVRISRGGQPLPHREIGAIEVRGPSVAVNYLTSAGVVPLARDDGWFDTGDLGYLDEHGRLYVCGRAKDLIVLAGRNLYPHDIERAAETVDGVRKGCVIAVRVDGDPEGFAVLAEVHNADAEDERLRISRALTARVSRHVGHLPRHVLLFPAGRLPKTASGKLRRSSARELLPAPTSMSVVTK
- a CDS encoding methyltransferase, with product MTGTTSAKSRNAGPTGRSPATVPPPKLARLVERARHLLVRVHQRTFPPHAVMTEMIMNAWAAQAISAAVALGIADALADAPLRLDELAPRVNADPDALRRLLRALIGRGVFRQRRDGRYELNPLADTLRSSAPLSAAGLARMVGSPQHREVWSHLADAIRTGGAVFPAVHGTDAFDYLSREPELAEGFNRAMAETTAMAVPALMAAYSFDPYRTVADVGGGEGELLAAILSATPTARGILYDLPYAVVEAQSLLRQHGIADRVRVVAGSFFDSVPAGADIYVLKNVIHDWPDERAVEILRNIRAAAKIGTKILLIEFVIPHHNREYIGHLTDLEMLVTQAGRDRTAAEYRTLLERAGFRVTRVVPTASPFSIVEAILDDNVV
- a CDS encoding FAD-dependent monooxygenase → MGDTCDVIVIGAGPVGATAALLLADYSLKCIVVEARREPQRHPAAHVLSTRSMEIWREIGLERDIRRLSAPMHELRNILYCTSLVGPELGRVPLADLPRAQLDAIESVSPTRGAHLPQNAFEPLLWRALRDNARIELRTRWQYNFHTDAADGVSVTITDIISGMHRKLFARYVVAADGSASTVRRSLGVTMDGPVLQHMVSVHFSADLERFRHSRRGPVILTYTAKGLGAVMVHRQPQDLVFQIPYFPPVESLDDFPAAVCRRHILDAVGDADVVIEIKSIQSWTMHAQVADSFRVGRVFLAGDAAHRFPPTGGLGLNTGVADVHNLAWKLAWVICGRACKTLLDTYEQERRPVGIAVTTESVTNFDGLLEVIVALGIPRRSVHQLPRVVAAVPEWLPRRAVRALIRGFTTLGYQRLRLAQSPGRVGKRIRRRAAAVIAGQGPLYHSWGRDLGVRYRCGAVIDDGLPPASVDSQFRSPRMRAGGRLPHSWVEGRDGRVSTLDLVSRDELTLFVSVEGHTAWSAAAEGLPMSVILLGNDELGVFHTGIPGADPDALVVRPDGHIVAALHSDRDGTASLRRALAVVDAPSSAKVLAHE
- a CDS encoding MMPL family transporter; protein product: MPSAAARTGGTLHRIALAAIAAPRRILAAAALLMVASAIFGSPVAEVLSAGGFTDPASESARAANILASKFDQSDLALLITVTADAGVNSPAATQTAADILAVLKNSPDAVGVTSRWTAPEAAAPALTSTDGKTGVIMAGLRGGDAKYPKIAREIVDRFPPERSSVVVRAGGALTYSEVDEQTKRDLVSMESIAIPVSFVALVWVFGGVLTAALPMMIGMFAILGSLAVLRLIALFTDVSVYAINLTVAMGLALAVDYSLLIVSRYRDEIADGATPNRALVCAMSTAGRTVVFSALTVALSMSALVLFPNYYLRSFAYAGVAVVVLAATAAIVITPAAIALLGRRLDALDVRRLIGRAVRRSTTPTMRPIERSFWYRTAHFVMNHAVAVSVTLIAVLLLLGAPFLGVKWGFPDDRVLPATASSRQVGDLLREKFVVNPMSNVTVVIPEMSPDSNRELGTYAAQLSQVPHVSAVSSPSGTFVAGHLTGPPTAPTGLADGTAFLTIQSNAVLYSDASTSQLRALHAVPGPAGRPVLFTGLPQNNVDSVASITSRLPLVLGVIVVITFAVLFLITGSVVLPPKALVLNVLSLTATFGALVWVFQDGHLGALGTTATGTLVANLPVLMFCIAFGLSMDYEVFLLSRIREFWLLRGNTSQDSDESVALGLARTGRVVTAAALLMTISFAALLTSQVTFVKMLGLGLAIAVLVDATIVRMLLLPALMRLLGRINWWAPAPLTRLHQRIGLAEGPDRMERGQTQELS